A stretch of Pristiophorus japonicus isolate sPriJap1 chromosome 10, sPriJap1.hap1, whole genome shotgun sequence DNA encodes these proteins:
- the LOC139274810 gene encoding high-affinity choline transporter 1 yields the protein MAIHVDGIVAIVLFYLLILCVGIWAAWKTKNSCAEHAMDRSEAIMIGGRDIGLLVGGFTMTATWVGGGYINGTAEAVYVPGYGLAWAQAPFGYALSLVVGGLFFAKPMRSRGYVTMLDPFQQIYGKRMGGLLFIPALMGEIFWSAAVLSALGATLSVIVDIDINLSVIISAVIAIFYTLVGGLYSVAYTDVVQLLCIFIGLWISIPFAMLNPAVTDITVTASQYIYQEPWLGNINTQLIFTWLDNFLLLMLGGIPWQVYFQRVLSASSATYAQVLSFLAAFGCIVMAIPSILIGAIGVSTDWNQTSYGLPDPKSKNETDMILPIVLQHLCPSYISFFGLGAVSAAVMSSADSSILSASSMFARNIYHLAFRQEATDKEIVWVMRITIFLFGGAATSMALLAESIYGLWYLSSDLVYVIIFPQLISVLFIKGTNTYGSIAGYIIGLLFRISGGEPYLHLQPFICYPGCYLEHTFGGEPVYIQKFPFKTMSMLLSFLGNLGVSYLAKHLFESGILPPKLDFLDSVVSQHSKENMDKTILVNHDNITLSELVHVNPKRSASVSAAFTNKEAFEDTESNPEFSKSDND from the exons ATGGCCATTCATGTCGATGGGATAGTAGCTATCGTGCTGTTTTATTTGTTGATCCTGTGTGTTGGAATATGGGCTGCTTGGAAAACTAAAAATTCGTGCGCGGAACATGCAATGGATCGGAGTGAAGCCATAATGATTGGAGGAAGAGACATCGGATTACTGGTCGGTGGGTTCACCATGACCG CGACTTGGGTTGGCGGTGGTTACATCAATGGCACAGCAGAGGCGGTTTATGTCCCTGGCTACGGCTTGGCCTGGGCACAAGCTCCATTCGGATATGCACTCAGCCTGGTTGTAG GTGGTTTGTTTTTCGCTAAACCCATGCGCTCACGAGGTTACGTGACTATGTTGGACCCCTTTCAACAGATTTATGGCAAACGAATGGGAGGATTGCTCTTCATCCCCGCTCTCATGGGGGAGATCTTCTGGTCTGCAGCCGTACTCTCCGCTCTAG GTGCAACCTTGAGTGTGATTGTGGACATCGACATAAACTTGTCGGTTATTATTTCTGCTGTGATCGCAATATTCTACACTCTGGTGGGTGGATTGTACTCGGTTGCGTACACAGATGTGGTCCAGTTGCTCTGTATCTTCATAGGATTG TGGATCAGCATCCCTTTCGCCATGTTAAATCCAGCAGTTACAGATATCACCGTCACCGCAAGTCAGTACATTTATCAGGAGCCTTGGCTAGGGAATATAAATACACAGCTCATCTTTACCTGGCTAGACAACTTCTTATTACTG ATGCTGGGTGGAATCCCGTGGCAGGTGTATTTTCAGAGGGTTCTTTCTGCTTCTTCTGCTACCTATGCACAAGTCCTCTCTTTTCTGGCTGCTTTCGGCTGCATAGTAATGGCCATTCCGTCTATACTTATCGGTGCAATAGGGGTATCCACTG ACTGGAATCAGACTTCCTATGGTTTGCCAGACCCCAAGAGCAAGAATGAGACTGACATGATTTTGCCAATAGTGCTGCAGCATCTATGTCCATCCTATATTTCCTTTTTTGGCCTTGGAGCTGTCTCTGCTGCAGTAATGTCATCGGCTGATTCTTCAATTTTATCAGCAAGTTCCATGTTTGCTCGGAATATTTACCATCTTGCATTCAGACAAGAG GCTACAGACAAAGAAATAGTGTGGGTAATGCGAATCACCATATTTCTATTTGGAGGAGCTGCAACATCTATGGCATTGTTGGCCGAATCAATCTACGGTCTATGGTATCTGAGCTCAGATCTTGTCTACGTTATTATCTTTCCTCAGTTAATATCAGTACTCTTCATCAAGGGAACAAACACCTATGGCTCCATTGCTGGATACATCATTGGTCTTTTGTTTCGAATTAGTGGCGGTGAACCATATTTACATCTGCAGCCATTTATTTGTTATCCTGGATGCTATTTAGAGCATACCTTTGGAGGTGAACCAGTCTACATTCAGAAATTCCCCTTTAAAACCATGTCAATGTTACTTTCCTTCTTAGGCAACCTTGGTGTTTCATATCTGGCCAAGCACCTGTTTGAAAGTGGAATATTGCCACCAAAATTAGACTTTCTTGACAGTGTTGTGTCACAACACAGTAAGGAAAACATGGACAAAACAATCTTGGTGAATCATGACAATATTACTTTGTCAGAGCTGGTGCATGTTAATCCAAAACGCAGTGCTTCAGTTAGTGCTGCTTTTACCAATAAGGAAGCATTTGAGGACACTGAGTCAAATCCTGAATTTTCCAAGTCAGACAATGATTGA